One Candidatus Omnitrophota bacterium DNA window includes the following coding sequences:
- a CDS encoding formyltransferase family protein yields the protein MKLAILTSDIIDGRIVAEELLRMGRSVSAIVYEKGGAKKPVERLRTDIKSLLLKAAGRLKYGSFEEMAGDFRGVKVKFTENINNPDSVDFLNSIRPDLIVVVGTRKLKKEVFSIAPAGAINLHSGILPFYRGSDSEFWALYNNEPDRVGVSIHFIDESLDTGDVIVQERLRVHPCDTIGGLRIKNIYLGAKKINEAISRIEAGVKVYSVQDSNFSKTYGRARPEEKASLKKRLSEWRKRDSVLKVFGDGSVSVVEEVAKKPLITYMKGMKIDYPNIFCLRIDADEYHEDTISAFSSLLTKYRDAITIFVNADNFSDKQDLIKRWHNEGIDIQSHGFYHHTYGDYESNRHNIKKARLFFDGLGIPTKGFVSPAGRWNPGLSRALEDEGYEYSSEFSYDYLGLPTYPSLGSRISNVLQVPVFPVAPELFLNAGMKDIDKITTYYKRAIDEMLSCGLPVIVYAHTSKYKEVPIILNNILEYAISKKSLIPSNMTLFYKWWRGRPAENCYPTSAICITGFPSSAFLGSIVKENCYKMLKRFVRRLIDLERVTPAEELKGPPIRKIMKKFIVKMKGDC from the coding sequence AAGCAGCGGGAAGATTAAAATACGGAAGTTTCGAAGAAATGGCCGGGGATTTTCGGGGAGTAAAGGTAAAGTTTACGGAAAATATCAATAATCCTGATAGTGTAGATTTTCTTAATTCGATCAGGCCCGACCTGATTGTGGTTGTCGGGACGAGGAAACTAAAGAAGGAGGTATTCTCTATAGCGCCGGCAGGCGCTATAAATCTTCATTCTGGAATACTGCCGTTCTATCGCGGTTCGGACTCAGAGTTTTGGGCCCTTTACAATAATGAGCCTGACAGGGTCGGCGTCTCAATCCATTTCATAGACGAATCTCTCGATACCGGCGATGTAATAGTACAGGAAAGGCTGCGTGTACACCCTTGTGATACCATAGGCGGTCTGAGGATAAAAAATATATACCTGGGAGCGAAAAAAATAAACGAGGCCATCTCCCGGATCGAGGCAGGAGTTAAGGTCTATTCGGTGCAGGACAGTAATTTCTCAAAGACATACGGGAGGGCACGTCCCGAAGAAAAAGCCTCTCTAAAGAAACGGCTGTCAGAATGGCGGAAGCGCGATTCGGTGCTCAAAGTTTTTGGAGACGGATCAGTGTCGGTTGTGGAAGAGGTGGCAAAGAAGCCGCTTATTACTTACATGAAGGGCATGAAGATCGACTATCCGAATATATTTTGTTTGCGCATAGATGCAGACGAATATCATGAGGATACTATCTCTGCATTCAGCTCTTTGCTTACTAAATACCGGGATGCAATAACCATATTTGTCAATGCAGATAATTTTTCCGATAAACAGGACTTAATAAAAAGATGGCACAACGAGGGTATCGATATACAATCGCATGGGTTTTATCATCACACCTACGGCGATTATGAAAGCAACCGCCATAATATTAAAAAGGCGCGGTTATTTTTTGATGGCCTCGGCATTCCTACAAAGGGCTTCGTTTCTCCCGCAGGAAGGTGGAATCCGGGGCTCTCGCGCGCATTAGAAGACGAAGGCTATGAGTACTCTTCGGAGTTTTCATATGATTACTTGGGCCTTCCAACATATCCCAGCTTGGGCAGCAGGATATCGAATGTCCTGCAGGTTCCGGTCTTTCCCGTAGCTCCCGAATTATTTTTAAACGCGGGAATGAAGGATATCGATAAGATAACAACATATTACAAGAGAGCTATAGATGAGATGCTCTCATGCGGCCTTCCCGTTATCGTGTATGCTCATACAAGTAAATATAAAGAAGTGCCGATCATACTGAATAATATTTTGGAATACGCTATTTCCAAAAAATCCCTCATACCTTCCAACATGACGTTATTTTATAAATGGTGGAGAGGCAGACCTGCCGAGAATTGCTATCCAACCAGCGCCATATGCATAACAGGCTTTCCGAGCAGCGCTTTTTTAGGTAGCATTGTAAAAGAGAATTGTTATAAAATGCTTAAAAGGTTCGTAAGGCGATTAATTGATCTTGAACGGGTTACTCCTGCAGAAGAGTTAAAAGGGCCTCCAATAAGAAAAATAATGAAAAAATTTATTGTAAAAATGAAAGGGGATTGTTGA
- a CDS encoding GDP-mannose 4,6-dehydratase, translated as MKSFYKSKRILVTGADGFMGSHLAERLLADGAKVSVYVRGNSTIGTTQYNLKNIKPLERRFAEIITGDIASADCRTLVKNNCPEIIFHLAADAYVPNSFTHPLEVMETNVLGTLNMLHAVMETKCTKRIVCTSSSEIYGMTLGRRISEEHPLYPSSPYAASKVAADRYCYAYWNTYHIPVAIIRPFNTYGPRHTYDVIPKFIDLALKGETLTIHGDGKQTRDFTYVDDMIDAFLVMGSHPKAVGNAVNFGNGKDVSVNYIAKKIIDISGSDSRIVHTADRAAQVRKLNCNYGLAERLFGWKPKIGIEEGLRRNVEWAKENLR; from the coding sequence ATGAAAAGTTTTTATAAAAGTAAAAGAATATTGGTTACGGGGGCCGACGGTTTTATGGGTTCGCATCTTGCGGAAAGACTGCTTGCGGATGGCGCCAAAGTCTCGGTTTATGTGCGAGGTAATTCTACCATAGGGACTACTCAATATAACCTCAAGAACATAAAGCCGCTGGAAAGAAGGTTTGCAGAGATAATAACGGGCGATATAGCAAGTGCTGACTGCAGGACGCTGGTAAAGAATAATTGTCCGGAGATTATATTCCATCTCGCGGCCGATGCTTATGTGCCTAATTCCTTTACGCATCCCTTAGAAGTAATGGAAACTAATGTTTTAGGGACGCTGAACATGTTGCATGCTGTTATGGAAACGAAGTGCACAAAAAGGATCGTATGCACTTCGTCGAGCGAGATATACGGAATGACGCTGGGCAGGAGAATCAGTGAAGAGCACCCTCTTTATCCATCATCGCCATATGCGGCAAGCAAAGTAGCTGCTGACCGATATTGTTATGCCTATTGGAATACCTATCACATACCGGTTGCTATTATAAGACCATTTAATACTTATGGGCCGCGTCATACTTACGATGTCATACCGAAATTTATAGACCTTGCACTGAAAGGCGAAACATTGACGATACACGGTGACGGCAAACAGACCAGGGATTTTACATATGTTGATGATATGATCGATGCCTTCCTTGTTATGGGCTCTCATCCGAAAGCGGTGGGAAATGCAGTGAACTTTGGAAATGGTAAGGATGTCAGTGTGAATTATATCGCAAAGAAGATAATAGACATCTCAGGCAGCGATTCCAGGATAGTGCATACTGCCGACAGGGCGGCACAGGTTAGAAAATTGAATTGTAATTACGGCCTGGCAGAAAGACTATTCGGCTGGAAACCGAAAATCGGTATCGAGGAAGGATTGAGGAGAAACGTAGAATGGGCAAAAGAGAATCTAAGATAA
- a CDS encoding glycoside hydrolase family 76 protein, with translation MKVAELRLEDRIDLAAGWFLNSGIQSEEGGFYAWQDLKDKSHPYIYSEITGYALTLMSFLYTVTKNELFIKKARHAAQWILQDALDASGAVLTRKYLKDVVEHYSFERGNIYSFDCAMVAFGMLKLHKITGEKDYLACAEKTIKFLNNRMAKDIGLYYPVFDTKKDNAYESPEKWSTQSGSFHSKLALCLCELASVKKDNTYNEMAAKLIDSSIKNFYKDKRFITGMPEGTSHLHPYSYTLEGMLYYSYKLKTDKYKDVMRDAFGWLARFQQENGGFPTRISGSGAIDIAHQRCDIQAQVLRLSHFIRSGSDNNKLLERLLSFQNVEQGSRGGFIYGSDQDGARQNHSNSWCSMFALQALYLAVGKINNSMVLEYII, from the coding sequence ATGAAGGTAGCAGAATTGAGATTAGAAGATAGAATAGATCTTGCCGCAGGCTGGTTCCTGAATTCAGGGATCCAATCCGAAGAAGGCGGTTTCTATGCCTGGCAGGACCTGAAAGATAAGAGTCATCCTTATATATATTCAGAGATCACAGGCTACGCCTTAACTCTCATGAGTTTCTTGTACACGGTTACAAAGAATGAGCTATTCATAAAGAAGGCCAGGCATGCGGCGCAGTGGATATTGCAGGACGCGCTTGACGCAAGCGGAGCTGTCCTGACGCGGAAGTATTTAAAAGACGTGGTGGAACATTACTCTTTCGAAAGAGGTAATATATATTCGTTTGATTGTGCAATGGTGGCTTTCGGGATGCTGAAACTGCATAAGATAACTGGGGAAAAGGATTATCTGGCGTGCGCGGAAAAGACAATAAAATTTTTGAATAATAGGATGGCGAAAGACATCGGTCTGTACTATCCTGTATTTGATACCAAAAAAGATAACGCATATGAATCTCCGGAGAAATGGTCGACCCAATCAGGAAGTTTCCACTCTAAGCTTGCGCTGTGCCTGTGTGAATTGGCATCGGTAAAAAAGGACAATACCTATAATGAGATGGCCGCGAAGCTGATAGATTCGTCGATAAAAAATTTCTATAAAGATAAAAGGTTCATAACAGGCATGCCTGAAGGGACGTCGCACCTTCATCCTTATAGCTACACCCTGGAAGGCATGCTTTATTATTCATATAAACTTAAAACCGACAAGTATAAAGATGTCATGCGGGATGCCTTCGGGTGGTTAGCCAGGTTTCAGCAGGAAAACGGCGGATTTCCGACGCGAATATCCGGCAGCGGAGCTATAGATATCGCGCATCAGCGCTGCGATATACAGGCGCAGGTACTGAGGCTTTCTCATTTTATAAGATCCGGTTCCGATAATAATAAACTCCTTGAAAGACTTTTATCTTTTCAGAATGTTGAGCAGGGCAGCAGGGGTGGTTTTATTTATGGCAGCGACCAGGATGGCGCCAGGCAGAATCATAGCAACTCGTGGTGCAGTATGTTTGCATTACAGGCACTTTATCTTGCAGTCGGTAAGATAAATAATTCTATGGTATTGGAATATATCATATGA
- a CDS encoding acyltransferase: MGKRESKINPGKGVTIAKTAVVDRSARIGKGTAVWHFSQIMRDAAIGEDCVIGNGVFIDRKVVVGNNVKIMSKALIHRGIKIEDDCFIGPAACFINDKNPRNCKTRDISSPEWVMGKGASIGAGALILCDINIGKYSLVGAGAVVTKDVEPHGIVAGNPARLIGHVCFCGEKLEKRSGDHYCKSCKKAVLI, translated from the coding sequence ATGGGCAAAAGAGAATCTAAGATAAATCCGGGTAAGGGCGTTACCATAGCAAAAACAGCTGTAGTGGATAGATCTGCCAGGATAGGAAAGGGGACCGCGGTCTGGCATTTTTCGCAGATCATGCGTGATGCCGCAATAGGAGAAGATTGTGTAATAGGTAACGGTGTATTCATCGACCGGAAAGTTGTGGTAGGCAACAATGTAAAGATCATGAGCAAGGCCCTCATCCACAGGGGTATTAAGATCGAGGACGATTGTTTTATCGGACCGGCAGCATGCTTTATCAATGATAAAAACCCCAGAAACTGTAAAACGCGGGATATAAGCTCTCCTGAATGGGTCATGGGCAAAGGCGCTTCTATAGGAGCGGGAGCCCTGATACTCTGTGATATCAACATAGGTAAGTATTCTTTAGTCGGGGCAGGCGCTGTCGTGACTAAAGACGTTGAGCCTCATGGCATAGTTGCCGGTAACCCGGCCCGCTTAATAGGGCATGTGTGTTTTTGTGGGGAGAAATTAGAGAAGCGTTCCGGGGATCATTATTGCAAGAGTTGTAAAAAGGCCGTACTTATATGA